In one Theobroma cacao cultivar B97-61/B2 unplaced genomic scaffold, Criollo_cocoa_genome_V2, whole genome shotgun sequence genomic region, the following are encoded:
- the LOC18593783 gene encoding receptor-like serine/threonine-protein kinase SD1-6, with protein sequence MDKKYHELPLFDFVAVASATGNFSESNKLGEGGFGRVYKGVLFKGQDMAAKRLSRNSRQGLEVFENEVIILAKLQHTNLIRLLGCCIEENERVLIYEYMPNKSLDYFIFDQDKRTFLNWPKRFDIVMGIVQGLLYLHHDSSLRIIHRDLKSSNILLDNDLNPKISDFGIAKIVEGDQLEAETKQVAGTCGYMSPEYAINGKFSVKSDVFGFGVLLLEIAWLLWNDNRDLELLDPCLRHSCVESQVLRCIQVGLLCAQKLAENRPIMSDVAVMLGNEEVTLPEPKEPGFFTERRARDTDTSTDDRICCTKNSVTITMLEAR encoded by the exons ATGGATAAAAAATACCATGAGTTGccattatttgattttgtagCTGTTGCATCTGCTACGGGTAACTTCTCTGAATCAAACAAACTAGGAGAAGGTGGTTTTGGTCGAGTTTACAAG GGTGTGCTATTTAAGGGACAAGATATGGCAGCCAAGAGACTTTCACGTAATTCTAGGCAAGGTCTTGAAGTGTTTGAGAATGAAGTTATAATATTAGCTAAGCTTCAACATACGAACCTTATCAGACTTCTAGGGTGTTGcattgaagaaaatgaaagggTGCTAATCTATGAGTACATGCCAAACAAAAGCTTGGACtactttatttttg ATCAGGATAAAAGAACATTCCTGAATTGGCCAAAGCGATTTGACATTGTAATGGGAATTGTTCAAGGACTTCTCTACCTCCATCATGATTCAAGTTTGCGAATCATTCATAGGGATCTAAAGTCCAGCAATATCTTACTAGACAATGATTTGAACCCCAAAATTTCAGACTTTGGCATAGCTAAAATTGTTGAAGGTGACCAACTTGAAGCAGAAACAAAGCAAGTGGCAGGGACATG TGGTTATATGTCCCCGGAGTATGCAAtcaatggaaaattttcagTAAAATCAGATGTGTTTGGTTTTGGGGTTCTTTTGCTAGAGATA GCATGGCTGCTGTGGAATGACAACAGGGATTTAGAGCTGCTGGATCCATGTTTGAGGCATTCATGTGTTGAATCTCAGGTGCTTAGGTGTATACAAGTGGGTTTGCTTTGTGCTCAAAAACTTGCAGAGAATAGGCCAATTATGTCAGATGTAGCAGTCATGTTGGGCAACGAAGAGGTCACATTGCCTGAACCGAAAGAGCCTGGTTTTTTCACAGAAAGGCGTGCCCGTGATACAGATACATCGACTGATGATAGAATCTGTTGCACTAAAAATTCAGTGACTATAACAATGTTGGAAGCTAGATAA